Within Mercenaria mercenaria strain notata chromosome 15, MADL_Memer_1, whole genome shotgun sequence, the genomic segment cagtgggactCGAGCCAACGACCTCTGGGTTGAGCagccgacacattattcactaGAATACCGCTCcactcaaaatatttgaatttcgatcttcctgCTGGCTCttatttcaattctgcctcgaaattcgacaatttctgttgattttaatttcgatttccgagtttgtgcgaaattcaatgtaagcgaaattcaacgtcatcctttcgaaaatttgaattttgatcttatacttctaacttgcccaaaatatgccgcctcaaatatcaacgttttgaaacttttaagtcTTTTTCCTCCTTACACGctcgaaatttaattcaagctcGAAATCAGTTCAATTTTCGACAGACCCGATGTTCAatgacagacataaagtatactaaaaaaagaccattttcttttaaattcattttaaaaataaaatattcataagaaagaaaatgcattgaatattttcacatcgtttgcaaagctaaaatacctataagaCTTTTcccataaatttaaataaagtaaagggctccttctttgcgctatattaaatattttcactcgtgcgaaaaaccgatgggtctaattttcccatatgggaatcagaggtggaggacgaatgattccagacacaatgtctaaCTGCTGATGAAGctatattagaattaatttcgTGCAATGAGCCATCGTTGCTTAATGCAACGCCTAAGTATTTATAAACATAAGCTAAACGGGAGTTCTCAAAATAAAGTGCTGGCAAATACAGGTTTTGTTTCGCGTTGACTTTAACAAGCCATTGTTGCCTAATGTGATACGATATCTAGGTCTTCATTGACGTTTTCGTTATATGATTGATATTAAAAGAACTGATGATTTGAGACAAGATTACAAAGATTTAAGCTTATATGCAAAATGTTGTACCAGTACGAATGTGTGGTATTATTCAAAGCAGCattgaaactaatcttattgggttagtggacttgctgtgaaATATGCATGCTCAATTGTTCTGCTAGTCTCTTTTGCCGTTGCTGATCTGGTATATTGTGATGGTGAATAGTTCTATAAATTCtctctatttatataatgatttataatGCTATGCCAATTTGTTTTCTCGCAAATACCACGTATGGGAACATCAACTGTTCTGAATCTAATTGTTTCACtaaatgcaaactatctctatagaTTCAGTggatcctcgagatccagttaattttcagagagagaaaatatagcttctctggtcccaatcggTAAAAACGATTAAAATGTCATGCTGACATGTGAGGCATGATAACAGAGGTTTGAGTACATAtacaaatgttgaaccagtgcgAATGTGCAGTATAATTCAGgtatgtatataaagcagcatcggaGGTAATCTTACTGGGTTGGTGAACTTGCTGTGAAGTAAACGCTCGTTTGTTCTGCTAGGCGCTTTGTCATAATTTGTCTGGTATACTGTGGTGGTGATTAGTTCGTATTAATTCTCTCTActtgtataataatttataatgcgaacttccTCGCGGATCTCAAGTACGAGAAAGTCAACTGTCCTGAATCTAATTATATCCCTAAATGCAAACTAGCTCTATAGATTCAAAGGATCCTCGAGATCCAGTCAGCTTTCagagcttctctggtcccaatcagtaaAAACGACTGAAATGTCACTgctaatttgaaataattataccGGAAATCAAAAAAGCAAGTTAATGAATGATAATTTTATAATGTATACAAGTTATATACCTTATCTCCTAATACCTTATCTCTTAAAGTTACCATTTGTAATATAATACAATGCTTATTATATGTTTACTAAACATATTAGCCTAGTTTGAGATTGGGATTTGATTGCTTATTTTACTAGaacttcaagattaaacttcaGTTGAGACTGACCATTAACAGTGACAATCAGTTGAAAATAGTCGTTAacttgacatttgattttaaacatgCACTTTGagtataaatgacaaataaagtttcatatttaaattcagctaagacggaaaacattgatgaatatgaGACCTGATGTGGtgttaattttagtttgtacatcaaacttgtttatgtttttgttccTGAAAGGATTTCGAAGAAAAGCAGACTGtagaaaatgtctttaaaaatcaGTAGCAGAATGTTTTGGAGGGACAGACATACAACGTAGATGTAAGTGAAATTAAActcttaatgaaattttgttcgCAGAAAACTCTTAACCTATACGACCAAGGTGATGTAGAATGTAGATACTACATGTATTCTGTATACAGGAAACGCTGTAATACTGAGTTATTTTTCAGTATGTTTTTTAAGTCAAATCGTTtctagggaaaaaaaaaatttcgaagAAAAAACACTTTTACAATATTGTAGcttgtattttgttcaaaataaacagaaaaagcCGAAGCAAAGATCATTCTGGTCCAAGTATAAGTTTGGTCAGACAAACATTCTACAAAAGAAAGATTAATCTTATCCAAATGAAGTAGACGGCTgatagagttatgtcccctgTATTGATTAAGATACTTTACAATAAATACAATATAGTATGTATATAATTGTGTTACATGCGTGAAACCATATATAAACTGGAAGTCGCATTATGAATACCGAAAGAGAATGACGTACGTTATACAAACTGAGTTTTTGTCAAACGTCAATTATTGCTGATTTTGGACATGATCTTATTGTATTGGTTTGTGTATGTGTCAATATTATGATTACTTTCAACTGATTATTATGACAATGTGAATTGAACTACatataatttatgtacatttgtatcatTATGATAGGTTGAAAGAACTCACATTTGTTTTATTAGTAGTACAAATTCAAAGTTTAGCTAGCAGTACATTTATTGTATACTACAATGTTGTACCAAATTcaatactgtttatacactcCAACCCGTTTATCTGTACGCTGTGAATGTGAAATTCAGGCATAATATCCCGTAAGCAAAAGTATTACACTAACTTACACTCAGTTTAACAAAAATCATGTCtaatgaaataaagataaattaGCAGTTATAAACTCATTTCtacaatacatttataaaaatagataaaagagTTACGAGTATTTAGAGAGTGTGTAGATCCTGCAAAAAAGGGTTATTTGCGATCTCTggtatacaataataataataataataataacaataaataattaCGTGTTTTATGGTATTTTCTCCACGTGCTTACTACTCATGAATTTTTATTGCCTCTTAAATAGATCCATAATTGTCTTATTAGGTCactgatataatatatatttcagtgaGTATACATGGAATAATTTGCGTACCAGCAGATATACTTGTTACGAGCGTTATTGGGATGTGTTGTAAAACCTTACGAGTTCGTATACAAATGATTAATTAAATATTCACGCTTGTCAATACTCTACTGCTCAGTGGGCGTGTTTTAAGCATTGATAAAACACACCTACTgcacaatataaaaaatatggaaTTAAGAAAGAGAAAATAGAATACAGATGAGTGCCGAACAAATCAGAACCATTAGCGAGACTTTACCAGAAAAGGGAAATTTATTGGTTTGGGGACTTGGAAATGATAGTCCATATTGGCACAATAGTACCAAAGGAAAAGTCGTTTTTATAGAAGATAATATAATGTGGTACGATAAAATGGTAAAACAATACTCATTCCTGGAAGCCTACCGTGTACGTTATACGACAAACACAGTAAGATCATTCggaaaatataaaaacagtcCAGAAATATGGTCCGAGCTAGACTTAAGAAGTCAATTACCAGCTTCTGTAACACAAACACACTGGCACGTGATTATCATTGATGCTCCTCTTGGTTGCTGTCAAAAGGGTCCAGGACGATATCAGTCAATCTACACTTCGAGGGTACTCGGAAGCAAAGGTACACATGTATTTGTTGATGACTTTGAACGAAAAGTAGAACATGAATTTTCCACAAAAGTCTTTGGAAAACCAGTAGAGGTAATACAAAGACGGACTACAAAAGCTTCACGTGCGAATGAACAAGCACATTTCATTATcagttaaaataaacaaacaagaatCCGACAAGGTAAAGAAACAAAGCCAGATATTGTGATCACACTGATATTGAACATAGCTTAGAATATGACCAATAACTACACCGTTTACAGTTAATAAAGGTTTCTTTGAGTTTTTCGAAAACTGGCGTTGGCATTGTAAGAAACTTGATATTTCGGTGCCAGTATCAGTTGTTGCAGAGGATAATATCGTGTTTGAAAAACTGACCATTTTAAGTGACAGCACATTAAATGTACATAGACGTGAACATATTTCCATCAATAAAGCCGCCAACTATGGCAGTTTGTAGTCTGAATTAGATGTATTTATAGAATGGAACTAACGTTATTTGGACGTAGACTATGTTTACTTACAAAATCCTTTCTCTTATCTAGTTGGCAATTTTGATATACGAAGTCAGCTGGATTCAAAGAATAACTTTTGCACAGGATTTTGGGCGTCACAAGTAAAAAAGACACTTTTAAATCTATAC encodes:
- the LOC128548818 gene encoding uncharacterized protein LOC128548818 yields the protein MVKQYSFLEAYRVRYTTNTVRSFGKYKNSPEIWSELDLRSQLPASVTQTHWHVIIIDAPLGCCQKGPGRYQSIYTSRVLGSKGTHVFVDDFERKVEHEFSTKVFGKPVENMDASLRVYSVLQCVCATALGLTHRTKPLPLL